Below is a genomic region from Flammeovirgaceae bacterium SG7u.111.
TTTTGGTATTTATGGACTGGCGGCTTACTACAAGCTCACCAGCAACCCCGAAGCCCTTGAGCTAGCAAAAAAAGCTTTCTTCTGGTTAGATGAACATGCCCACGACGCTGAACACGGAGGTTATTATGATATACTTACTAGAGAAGGGTTAAGCGCTCTTTCCCCTGATTTCAACCCCGAACTGTTAGGTCGTTATGGGGAAATTGCCAACTACAAAGATTATAACTCCAGTATCCATATCCTCGAAGCCTTTGCCGAACTCTATGTTGTGTGGAAAGATGAGCTCTTGAAAGATCGGCTAAGAGAAATGTTGCTGATCACCCGAGACAAAATCATTGGTGAGAAAGGATACATGAGCCTGTATTTTGAAAAAGACTGGACCGCTATTTCTTTCCAGCAAGAAAGCGATAGCGTGATCAAACAAAACTTTTGGCTCGACCATGTCACTTTTGGGCATGATATAGAAACAGCTTACTTACTGTTAGAAGCAGCGGAAGTACTTGGCGAAGAAGTAGAAGAAACAGAGCATTTTACTAAAAAAATGGTGGACTTAGCTTTGGAAAATGGGTTTGATGAAGAATATAAAGGCGTATTTGACGGGGGAAATTATTTCCAAGACGAGGACAAACCACAGATCACCAAAGGCAGCAAAAACTGGTGGTCGCAAGCGGAAGCCTTAAATACCTTACTGATTTTTGCCAAGCATTACCCTGACGAGCCTGTGTACATGGAAGCCTTCCAAAACATGTGGGCATTTTGCAAAGAATACGCCATAGATAAAGAAAACGGAGGTTGGTACGAAGAGACAATAGATGTAACTCCAAGTTCGAAAAACAAGAAGAAAGGCCATGTGTGGAAATCGAACTACCATACGGGGCGCTCCCTCATGAATTGTTATAAAATGCTCCATCAATAAAAATAAAAAAAGAGTGATTTATCCCAAAACTGAAAAGAGGAGAAACTTATCTGACTTTCTCAGGTGTTAAAGAGCTATGAAATTAATCAAAAGCAAAAAATATATACTGGGGCTGGGCTTGGTTGCCCTGCCCATTTTCTTTTTACCCTACAAACAGCTTGCCTACCAAGTATTCCTGCACACATCTATCTATGAGCATACCGTCCCCCTCATCCCCCCTCAGGAAGTCAGCTTGAAACAGGATATCATTTTAGATATCCGAAGCCCTAAAGAATTCGGCGTAAGCCACTTGCCTTATGCACAATTTGTTGATTACGATAGCTTTGATGTTTCCAAGCTCCCATCCATTGAAAAAGACAAAAAGATCGTGGTCTATTGCTCGGTGGGCTACCGAAGCGAGCGGATAGGGGAAAAGCTGCAAGAAGCAGGCTACACCAATGTCCATAACCTAGAGGGCGGTATCTTCCAATGGGTAAATCAAGAACTGGAAGTAGTAGACTCAGCTGGGAGCACCCAAAATATCCACCCATTCAGCAAAGACTGGGGCTTTTGGCTCAGAAATGGCAATCAGGTGATGGAGTGAGGTTGAATGCCTCCTTCATAAAGTTATTCCTTCGAAAGCGGTACATCCCTCCTATTCCAACAGGTTACGCTCACTTTTGAAAAACGCTCATTTACCTATAACTTTGATTACAGAAAAGTAGATATTACCAAAATCAATAAGGGAAATATGTCGATTACAAAAGAAGCCGAACTAATCGGCATGAAGAAGATCAGTGAAGTTGTTGGGACTACCTTAAGACGCATGAGAGAATATGCTCAAGTCGGTATGTCCACAAAGGAACTAGACGAATATGGTGGCTCTATTCTAAAAAGTTATGGGGCAAAGTCTGCTCCTTACGAAACCTATAACTTTCCTGGCTATTCTTGCATCAGTGTGAATAAAGAAGCGGCTCATGGCATCCCTTCTGACAAAACAATTCTAAAAGAAGGGGATTTGATTAACATAGATGTCTCGGCCGAGCTCAATGGTTTTTGGTCTGACAACGGAGGCTCTTTCGTTTTGGGGGAAGATATCCATAACCACCAACCGCTTGTCGATGCCTCCAAACAAATTTTGCGCAAGGCTATTGATAACATCAGAGGTGGAATTAAAATCGCCGATATAGGACACCTGATAGAAACGAACGCAAGAAAAGCAGGTTTTAAGGTTATCAAAAACTTAGCTGGTCATGGCGTTGGCAGAAGCTTACACGAAGCACCTGAAGACATCCTGAACTACAAGGTACGAAGCAACCGAGAAAGATTTAAGAAAAACACAACCGTAGCAATAGAAACCTTTATTTCAACAGGCTCGACTATCGCAGTTGAAAAAAAGGATGGCTGGACCTTGGTTGGAAACCTTGGAGGTTATGTAGCCCAACACGAACAAACCATCCTTATAACAGATTCCAGCCCAGTTATTTTAACCAAGTCAAATGAGATTTGGGATTAGAAGACCCAAATGAGTCACCTGACCTCAGTTTCGGCTAAAGCCGATTATATATCTATCGTTACGGGGCTTAAAAACCCGTCTAGTGAAAAAACTCAATAAAAGTTGGAAAAGCTAACAGTAGATCAGTAGAAATTATTTTGTCCATCAGTAGATGAATGGAAGGGCTTAACAACCTACCCTTACCTCAATGGAATTAAGATTGCTTTTATGGCAAAAAAGCAACGAATAATTTTAAATATGATGAATTAAAAAGTTGCTTAGGAGAATGTAAAGGACAAGTATTTTATTATGAACTTTTGAGGCTGGATAATGAGCTTGTAAGAGTTCA
It encodes:
- the map gene encoding type I methionyl aminopeptidase, which codes for MSITKEAELIGMKKISEVVGTTLRRMREYAQVGMSTKELDEYGGSILKSYGAKSAPYETYNFPGYSCISVNKEAAHGIPSDKTILKEGDLINIDVSAELNGFWSDNGGSFVLGEDIHNHQPLVDASKQILRKAIDNIRGGIKIADIGHLIETNARKAGFKVIKNLAGHGVGRSLHEAPEDILNYKVRSNRERFKKNTTVAIETFISTGSTIAVEKKDGWTLVGNLGGYVAQHEQTILITDSSPVILTKSNEIWD
- a CDS encoding rhodanese-like domain-containing protein; translation: MKLIKSKKYILGLGLVALPIFFLPYKQLAYQVFLHTSIYEHTVPLIPPQEVSLKQDIILDIRSPKEFGVSHLPYAQFVDYDSFDVSKLPSIEKDKKIVVYCSVGYRSERIGEKLQEAGYTNVHNLEGGIFQWVNQELEVVDSAGSTQNIHPFSKDWGFWLRNGNQVME
- a CDS encoding AGE family epimerase/isomerase; translation: MKKLITLNLLVSLLFVINNCNSKVEDQASQQLSKEELTEEIEFYLKDKLLHIWYPRMVDKENGGYYTNFNSDWTLMETQPKMIVSQARGLWTASKAAELFPDDPRYLDAAHYGFTGLRDTMWDYQKGGFHFFAPNPNEAPSAIKQSYGIAFGIYGLAAYYKLTSNPEALELAKKAFFWLDEHAHDAEHGGYYDILTREGLSALSPDFNPELLGRYGEIANYKDYNSSIHILEAFAELYVVWKDELLKDRLREMLLITRDKIIGEKGYMSLYFEKDWTAISFQQESDSVIKQNFWLDHVTFGHDIETAYLLLEAAEVLGEEVEETEHFTKKMVDLALENGFDEEYKGVFDGGNYFQDEDKPQITKGSKNWWSQAEALNTLLIFAKHYPDEPVYMEAFQNMWAFCKEYAIDKENGGWYEETIDVTPSSKNKKKGHVWKSNYHTGRSLMNCYKMLHQ